The sequence GCTGCGACATGGATGGCATGGAAAATTATTTTGAAGCCTCTCTTAAGGGACCGCTGGCGTTGGTAATCGGCGGTGAAGGAAGAGGCCTGGGACGTCTTGTTAAAGAACACTGCGATTTTTTAGTGCGAATTCCCATGCAGGGACATGTGAATTCGCTGAATGCGTCGGTAGCCTGCTCGCTGGTTTTATATGAAGCGGTGCGGCAGCGGCTGCAATAGGGCGGTTTGCAGATGCAGTCTTGCTTGACGCTGGCCGCAGGAATACGGTATAATTTTTTTACTGGTAGAAGTGCGGTTATTGATGAGGGATTATTGTAGGGCACGCCCTCGAAACACCTTGAGCAGTCGTCGCCAGAAACACCGTTAGGTTAGATGGGAAGGCTCGAATGAAGGAACAAGGAAAAACTGGGGGGCGATCGCATGCGGTTTCATTCGCAAAATGATTTGTACGGCGTATTCGAAAATATGACCGACGAAGAAATCGTCATCGATGCAAAAGAAAAAGAAAATTCCATTGCACTTGACTTTCTAATCAATAAATACCGGAACTTCGTAAGAGCCAAGGCCAGATCATACTTTTTGATTGGCGCGGATCGCGAGGATATTATCCAGGAAGGCATGATTGGTTTATATAAGGCTATTCGTGATTTTCGCGGCGATAAGCTGTCGTCGTTCCGGGCTTTTGCAGAACTTTGCGTTACCCGCCAAATTATTACGGCGATAAAGACCGCTACGCGGCAAAAACATATCCCGCTGAATTCCTACGTTTCTCTAAATAAACCAATTTATGACGAGGATTCCGACCGGACGCTGCTGGATGTGCTTTCTGGTTCGAAAATTTCAGATCCGGAAGAACTTGTAATCAGCCGGGAAGAGTTCAGCGACATTGAAGAAAAAATGGGCCAGATTCTAAGCGACTTGGAATGGAAAGTTCTTATGGCGTATTTGGACGGCAAGTCTTATCAGGAAATCGCCGTAGAACTGGATCGTCATGTGAAATCGATCGACAACGCTTTACAGCGGGTCAAAAGGAAACTGGAACGATATTTGGACAATCGAGGTGAAGATGGGGATGCCATAAGCCGCACCCTTCCGACACGGGAGCTGGGCGTGGAATTTTTGGGACCTGATTTTCGCGATAAGACATGAACCTGGCTCCCCGACTGGGGAGCTTTTGCTTTGCATCTCTTTTGCTAGGAAGGAAAGGGTTTTCTTGCGAGGTTGTCGAACGTAGACCTATAAATGTATGAGCAGGAACTTTGAATTTTAGGAACTTCACAACAGGGATTTGTAGAAAAAGAAAAGACCAAATTGACAGAGTGCGGTAGAGTGAAGAACTGTTGAAATAGGTCGGTGAATTAAAAAAAGGGGGAAATAAGATGGCCATTGTACAACAAATTGTGGAATGTGTTCATGATGCGGCCCAAACCACGGATAAAATGGTATTGCTCATCGGCGCTCCTGGCAGCGGGAAGAGCAAGATTTTGCGAGAACTAGCCAGTATGCGCGGTTGGAAATATGTTGAAGGTAAAGAGATATTGCCGAAGGAATGGCGGCCGACGGCGCATGCGTCGCGGCAGGCGGAAGCGGTGCGGACGACAACCAAGGCGTTGGCCGCACTGGAAGCAGAGGTAGTGCTGCTGGATAATATGCGGAATTTTTTTGCCGCCGAACTGGACTTGCAGCCGGTAGAATTGCTGCGGGCGATTAGCAAAAAACAGACGTTATTGGTGGCCTGGCCAGGAGAATACCATGAGGGTGTGATTTCGCACTTGCGGGGCGCAACTGGCGAGCGTTTAGAGTATCCTTTGACCGATATTACGGTCATTCAAATCGATTAAAAATCCTAAAAAGTGCGGCGGAAGCCGCGCTTTTTATTTTTGTGTCGTTGACGGTGGATTCGATGAAGGGTAATATAAGGTGGTATTCTTACAACAAGGAGGCCTTTTTGTGGAAAATTTGCTTATTGCGGTGCTCATTGGCGTGGTGGAAGGGGTTACTGAATTTTTACCGGTTTCGTCGACTGGGCATATGATTTTAGCGGGCCATTTGATAGGATTTGAAGGCGAAGTGGCCAGCGTCTTCGAGGTGTTTATCCAACTTGGCGCTATTTTATCGGTACTGTTTCTCTATCGGGAGAAATTTGCAGCTATGATGCCGCGCAAGGGGAGAAGAAGCGGTTTTCGCTCGAATTTGCAGTGGCAGCACGTTGCCGTAGGCATTGTGCCGGTTATGGGGGTAGGTTATCTCTTGCACAAGGCGATAAAAACCTACTTGTTTTCTCCCTTTACCGTTATTATCGGCTTGGTAGTGGGCGCCATTTTGATGTTGGCAGCTGAAAAATGGGCTCAACTGCGTCGGCCTAAAACGCGTGATGTAGATGAAATAACCTTGATGCAAGCCTTTTGGGTGGGGCTGTTTCAAATTTTATCTCTTTGGCCTGGCTTTTCACGCTCTGGTTCTACCATTTCTGGAGGATTGTTTGTAGGGCTCAGTCGTAAAGCAGCTGCTGATTTTTCTTTTATTATTTCCGTGCCTCTAATGTTTGTGGCATGTATTTATGATTTGCTGAAAGTATGGGGACAGTTGAATGCGGATCATTTGGTTATGATTGGCGTTGGTTTTGTTACGGCCTTTGTAGTAGCCTATGCTTCAGTAGTATGGTTTTTGCGCTTTTTGAATCAATCAACGTTGGCTTCTTTTGCGTATTATCGCTTTGTATTGGCAGCGGTGAGTTATTACTTCTTTTTCGTCAGTTGAAATTAGTATGAAATTAAGTCTTTACAAGCGCCTGGAGACGTGATAATATACATAAGCGTCGAGCCGGTGATGGTCCTGGCCTTCGAAACCGCAGCAAGAAAAAAGCGGTTGACAGGGAAAAGGAAATGATGTACAATCAATTTCGTCACTGAGGGGCGCGGCAGAAACGCTGGCGTAGCTCAATTGGCAGAGCAGCTGATTTGTAATCAGCAGGTTGGGGGTTCGATTCCTCTCGCCAGCTCCAAAATTCCATATTGTACCGTGGAGAGGTTCCCGAGTGGTTAAAGGGAGCAGACTGTAAATCTGCCGGCTCTGCCTTCGAAGGTTCGAATCCTTCCCTCTCCACCACTAATGACGCGGGGTGGAGCAGTTGGTAGCTCGTCGGGCTCATAACCCGAAGGCCGCAGGTTCAAGTCCTGCCCCCGCAACCAATGGTTTGACGCTGATGTAGCTCAGTCGGTAGAGCGTATCCTTGGTAAGGATAAGGTCACCGGTTCAAATCCGGTCATCAGCTCCATAATATTAGGCGGCGTAGCTCAGTTGGCTAGAGCATGCGGTTCATACCCGCAGTGTCCGGGGTTCGAGTCCCTGCGCCGCCA is a genomic window of Anaeromusa acidaminophila DSM 3853 containing:
- a CDS encoding undecaprenyl-diphosphate phosphatase, with the protein product MENLLIAVLIGVVEGVTEFLPVSSTGHMILAGHLIGFEGEVASVFEVFIQLGAILSVLFLYREKFAAMMPRKGRRSGFRSNLQWQHVAVGIVPVMGVGYLLHKAIKTYLFSPFTVIIGLVVGAILMLAAEKWAQLRRPKTRDVDEITLMQAFWVGLFQILSLWPGFSRSGSTISGGLFVGLSRKAAADFSFIISVPLMFVACIYDLLKVWGQLNADHLVMIGVGFVTAFVVAYASVVWFLRFLNQSTLASFAYYRFVLAAVSYYFFFVS
- the brxF gene encoding BREX-3 system P-loop-containing protein BrxF, producing MAIVQQIVECVHDAAQTTDKMVLLIGAPGSGKSKILRELASMRGWKYVEGKEILPKEWRPTAHASRQAEAVRTTTKALAALEAEVVLLDNMRNFFAAELDLQPVELLRAISKKQTLLVAWPGEYHEGVISHLRGATGERLEYPLTDITVIQID
- the sigH gene encoding RNA polymerase sporulation sigma factor SigH, whose protein sequence is MRFHSQNDLYGVFENMTDEEIVIDAKEKENSIALDFLINKYRNFVRAKARSYFLIGADREDIIQEGMIGLYKAIRDFRGDKLSSFRAFAELCVTRQIITAIKTATRQKHIPLNSYVSLNKPIYDEDSDRTLLDVLSGSKISDPEELVISREEFSDIEEKMGQILSDLEWKVLMAYLDGKSYQEIAVELDRHVKSIDNALQRVKRKLERYLDNRGEDGDAISRTLPTRELGVEFLGPDFRDKT